The following are from one region of the Hydrogenimonas sp. SS33 genome:
- a CDS encoding GGDEF domain-containing protein gives MLYSEIAERSRRFRLALRMGIPILLLIAVVIFYIVRHRHIEIAGIDIAIFALILFISIYFLFFLINLGQSETVTDRMTGAFNRKHLITALKERMSENGPYSVILFRIDNLPFINDHYGIDRGDRLLRVFVHLFDGYLKMQGVKEAVIGRYHGGDFIVGMPMEAEKSLALVDSFVSTYREIDGITVEYKYAGVEKMENTDIPSLITYLYDTLSQQKSQADKRKREEKRLDINRLEEDIVEAIEAGRLRLHYIPSMNLQSGTVDLFEVGVRLETRENGILPPKKFIPAVNRLGLENRFDTALFEAVCRDAKRVGPPIRFSFNISPFSLRNERFVQSVKEIAGQEGVPFERLILELYENRAVKDVSRYRLILEELRSLGFGFALDNFGGSNASFEYVKSLPVDMVQFDREFTISYNNPRIAALMKGYITAFRSMGVQTLVKWVDSEEAYRRFKQLGVDYAQGFFISNRPYDSETLIKKYGVKDAIR, from the coding sequence ATGCTCTATTCCGAAATAGCGGAGCGCTCCCGGCGTTTCCGCCTCGCCCTGCGGATGGGGATCCCCATCCTTCTGCTTATTGCCGTAGTCATTTTCTATATCGTCCGCCACAGGCATATCGAAATCGCCGGCATCGATATCGCCATATTCGCCCTGATACTCTTCATCTCCATCTATTTTCTCTTTTTTCTGATCAACCTGGGCCAGTCGGAAACGGTGACCGACCGTATGACCGGCGCTTTCAACCGAAAACATCTCATTACCGCTCTAAAAGAGAGGATGTCGGAGAATGGCCCATACAGCGTCATTCTTTTCAGAATCGACAACCTCCCCTTCATCAACGACCACTACGGCATCGACCGGGGGGACAGGCTTCTCAGGGTCTTTGTCCACCTGTTCGACGGGTATCTGAAGATGCAGGGGGTCAAAGAGGCGGTCATCGGGCGGTATCACGGCGGGGATTTCATCGTCGGAATGCCGATGGAGGCTGAGAAGAGCCTGGCACTGGTGGACTCTTTCGTCTCCACATACCGGGAGATCGACGGGATCACCGTCGAATACAAATACGCGGGTGTCGAAAAGATGGAGAATACGGATATTCCGTCCCTGATTACCTATCTCTACGATACCCTTTCCCAGCAGAAGAGCCAGGCGGACAAACGCAAGAGAGAGGAGAAGCGCCTCGACATCAACCGGCTGGAGGAGGATATCGTCGAGGCGATCGAGGCGGGCCGCCTGCGTCTGCACTATATTCCCTCCATGAACCTGCAGAGTGGGACGGTTGATCTTTTCGAAGTGGGCGTGAGGCTTGAAACCCGGGAAAACGGCATCCTTCCGCCAAAAAAATTCATTCCTGCCGTCAACCGTCTCGGCCTTGAAAATCGGTTCGACACCGCCCTGTTCGAAGCGGTCTGCCGGGATGCGAAACGGGTGGGTCCGCCGATCCGGTTCAGTTTCAACATCTCCCCCTTCTCCCTGCGCAACGAGCGGTTCGTCCAAAGCGTGAAGGAGATCGCCGGCCAAGAGGGGGTCCCCTTCGAACGGTTGATTCTGGAACTCTACGAAAACCGCGCCGTCAAGGATGTGTCGCGCTACCGGCTGATTCTTGAAGAGCTCAGATCCCTCGGATTCGGTTTCGCGCTGGACAATTTCGGAGGCTCCAATGCCAGTTTCGAATACGTCAAATCCCTTCCGGTTGATATGGTCCAGTTTGACAGGGAGTTCACGATCTCTTATAATAACCCGAGAATCGCCGCCCTGATGAAGGGGTATATCACCGCCTTTCGGAGCATGGGTGTCCAGACCCTGGTGAAGTGGGTGGACAGCGAAGAGGCGTACCGACGTTTCAAACAGCTCGGTGTCGACTACGCCCAGGGATTTTTCATCTCCAACCGCCCCTACGACAGCGAGACTTTGATCAAAAAATATGGAGTTAAAGATGCGATACGGTGA
- the queF gene encoding preQ(1) synthase, which translates to MRYGEEIVENFDVDKDLEIWPNKFEKNYKITITLPEFSCLCPRSGYPDYATFTLEYIPDMWVVELKAIKLYINSFRNRHISHEESANEVFDVLYQKLQPRWMRLIADFNPRGNVHTVIEIDSDHIEKEV; encoded by the coding sequence ATGCGATACGGTGAAGAGATCGTCGAAAATTTCGACGTGGACAAAGATCTGGAGATCTGGCCCAACAAGTTCGAGAAAAACTACAAAATCACGATCACGCTGCCCGAATTCAGCTGCCTCTGCCCCCGCAGCGGCTACCCCGACTACGCCACATTCACCCTCGAATACATTCCCGACATGTGGGTCGTGGAACTCAAGGCGATCAAACTCTACATCAACTCCTTCAGGAACCGCCACATAAGCCACGAAGAGAGTGCCAACGAGGTTTTTGACGTGCTCTACCAGAAACTGCAGCCCAGGTGGATGCGGCTGATTGCCGACTTCAACCCCCGCGGAAACGTCCACACCGTCATCGAAATCGACAGCGATCATATCGAAAAAGAGGTGTGA